Proteins co-encoded in one Bacillus infantis NRRL B-14911 genomic window:
- a CDS encoding MarR family winged helix-turn-helix transcriptional regulator encodes MNDKLKAVTVILRASQAIQEAIRKDAANYDLNPTEFSVLELLYHKGDQPIQMIGRKVLISSSSITYVVDKLEQKNYVRRQGCPEDRRVIYAVLTAEGKALMDHVFPRHESKMGEVFDELSADEVNQTIDLMKKIGCRAERI; translated from the coding sequence ATGAATGATAAGTTGAAAGCTGTAACGGTCATACTACGTGCTTCCCAAGCTATACAAGAAGCGATTCGCAAAGATGCAGCCAACTACGACTTGAATCCTACGGAATTCTCTGTTCTTGAGCTCTTATACCATAAGGGTGATCAGCCTATTCAGATGATTGGCAGGAAAGTTTTGATCTCGAGCAGCAGCATTACCTACGTGGTGGATAAATTAGAGCAGAAAAATTATGTGAGGCGCCAGGGGTGCCCAGAAGACCGCCGGGTCATATATGCGGTGCTGACAGCTGAGGGGAAGGCTTTGATGGATCATGTCTTTCCCCGGCATGAAAGCAAAATGGGTGAAGTGTTTGATGAGTTAAGTGCGGATGAAGTCAATCAAACGATTGATTTAATGAAAAAAATCGGCTGCAGGGCAGAACGCATTTAA
- a CDS encoding flavin reductase family protein codes for MLSIDPASLPERENYKFLIGSIIPRPIAFVTTLSKDGVVNGAPFSYFNIVSANPPMISLSIQRAQGRQKDTARNILESKEFVVHIVDELNVEKVNQTAASLPPDQSEIEAAGFTAEASEKIAVPGVKEAKIRMECVLEHALELGGTDLPGTDFIIGKVVQFHIEEDLYDKGRIDQKGLAAVSRLAGNDYARIGEVFTIERPE; via the coding sequence ATGCTTTCCATCGATCCTGCCAGCCTGCCGGAAAGAGAAAATTACAAATTTCTCATCGGCAGCATCATCCCGAGGCCCATTGCTTTTGTGACTACCCTCTCAAAGGATGGTGTGGTGAACGGTGCACCATTCAGCTATTTCAACATTGTCTCGGCCAACCCGCCCATGATATCCCTATCCATCCAGCGTGCGCAGGGAAGGCAGAAGGATACAGCCAGAAACATTCTCGAGTCAAAGGAATTTGTGGTTCACATCGTTGATGAGCTCAATGTCGAAAAGGTCAATCAGACAGCGGCCAGCCTTCCTCCTGACCAGAGCGAAATAGAGGCAGCAGGTTTTACAGCAGAGGCAAGCGAAAAAATAGCAGTACCTGGCGTAAAGGAAGCAAAAATCCGGATGGAGTGCGTGCTGGAACATGCCCTGGAGTTAGGCGGTACAGACTTACCTGGTACCGACTTTATCATCGGCAAGGTTGTACAATTCCATATAGAAGAAGATCTATATGACAAGGGACGTATCGACCAGAAGGGGCTTGCTGCCGTCAGCAGACTGGCTGGGAATGATTATGCCAGGATTGGGGAAGTTTTTACGATTGAGCGGCCAGAATAA
- a CDS encoding ring-cleaving dioxygenase, whose protein sequence is MKKEIMGIHHITAIVGHPQENLDFYAGVLGLRLVKQTVNFDDPGTYHLYFGDEGGKPGTIITFFPWAGARQGVIGDGQVGVTSYMVPKGAMRFWAERLQKFEVPFTKIERFGEQYLAFDDPHGLHLEIVEREEGEANAWEFGGITPEVAIKGFGGATLLSAEPAKTADLLENVMGLERVGVEEDIARFRSSADIGNIIDLKLTPAGRGQMGVGTVHHIAWRASDDEDQLSWRNYIAEKGYAVTPVKDRNYFNAIYFREHGEILFEIATDPPGFAHDESQATMGEKLMLPEKYEQFREQLEHSLIPISVRELD, encoded by the coding sequence ATGAAAAAAGAGATAATGGGTATTCATCATATTACGGCGATTGTAGGGCATCCGCAGGAGAATCTAGATTTTTACGCAGGGGTGCTGGGCTTGCGCCTGGTCAAACAGACAGTGAATTTTGACGATCCGGGCACATATCATCTTTATTTTGGAGATGAAGGCGGGAAACCTGGGACTATCATCACCTTCTTCCCATGGGCCGGTGCCCGCCAAGGGGTTATTGGGGATGGTCAGGTTGGTGTGACATCATATATGGTTCCAAAGGGTGCCATGAGGTTCTGGGCAGAGAGGCTCCAGAAGTTTGAAGTTCCTTTTACGAAAATCGAGCGCTTTGGTGAGCAATACTTGGCATTTGATGACCCTCATGGGCTGCATCTTGAAATTGTGGAAAGAGAAGAAGGGGAAGCGAACGCATGGGAATTCGGCGGCATTACTCCTGAAGTGGCGATCAAGGGCTTTGGGGGCGCGACGCTGTTATCGGCGGAGCCTGCAAAAACTGCTGACCTCCTGGAGAATGTTATGGGGCTTGAAAGAGTTGGTGTGGAAGAGGATATTGCCCGCTTCCGCTCTTCCGCTGATATCGGCAATATCATCGACCTGAAATTGACTCCGGCCGGCCGCGGCCAGATGGGTGTCGGAACGGTGCACCATATCGCCTGGCGGGCAAGTGATGACGAAGATCAGCTGAGCTGGAGAAATTATATTGCTGAGAAAGGATATGCTGTCACCCCAGTAAAAGACCGAAATTATTTTAACGCGATTTACTTCAGGGAGCATGGAGAAATTTTATTTGAGATAGCGACAGATCCTCCAGGCTTTGCACATGATGAATCACAGGCTACAATGGGAGAGAAGCTGATGCTTCCCGAGAAGTATGAGCAGTTCAGAGAGCAGTTAGAACATAGTCTAATCCCGATTAGTGTAAGAGAATTAGATTAA
- a CDS encoding NADPH-dependent FMN reductase codes for MGFLNKLFGTKKEEEETMTKLNIGIILGSTREGRVSPQVGAWVKEVADKRGDANYTIIDIADYKLPLLGEAGADASGAAAWSEIVAAQDGFIFIVQEYNHSITGALKNALDYLRVEWNNKAAGIVSYGSVGGARAAEHLRGILGELSVADVRVHPALSLFTDFENGNQFKPKEVQEDSVNQMLDQLIPWSTALSTIR; via the coding sequence ATGGGTTTTCTAAATAAACTATTTGGAACAAAAAAAGAGGAGGAAGAAACAATGACAAAATTAAACATTGGTATCATTCTAGGTTCTACACGTGAAGGACGGGTAAGCCCGCAAGTAGGTGCGTGGGTGAAAGAAGTAGCTGACAAGCGCGGTGACGCGAACTATACCATCATTGATATCGCTGACTACAAGCTTCCATTGCTTGGCGAAGCGGGCGCAGATGCTTCTGGGGCTGCTGCATGGTCAGAAATCGTTGCCGCCCAGGACGGATTCATTTTCATTGTGCAGGAATACAACCACTCTATCACAGGCGCACTGAAAAATGCACTGGATTACCTGCGTGTTGAGTGGAACAATAAAGCAGCCGGAATCGTTTCTTACGGTTCAGTAGGCGGGGCGCGAGCTGCAGAACACTTGCGCGGCATTCTGGGTGAATTGTCAGTAGCTGACGTCCGCGTACATCCGGCACTGTCTTTATTCACAGACTTTGAAAATGGCAATCAGTTCAAACCAAAAGAAGTACAAGAGGATTCAGTCAATCAAATGCTGGATCAACTGATCCCTTGGTCCACAGCTCTTTCCACAATCCGCTAA